In Sorghum bicolor cultivar BTx623 chromosome 8, Sorghum_bicolor_NCBIv3, whole genome shotgun sequence, one genomic interval encodes:
- the LOC8084409 gene encoding uncharacterized protein LOC8084409 gives MAAAWDSATPVTADQTTVNITTDHVGDEAADASSGTIIDKVQEELKRAADKVEAEFSKNEAKMHRYPPSFRGLMSKDDRYFVPRCVAIGPYHHRAAAYLHQAEEMKRAAAYYFICERQSSGHSAEVIYARILSVAGDARSCYDDDAVLAGIIPQADFATMMFQDACFLLQYIMHANGVASQLPESLRRWFVANEDSIQRDIFLLENQVPWLVLDTLMSFMPAQHVDLGKFVSDVASRFNADMVQPAACTHPDRTARTEK, from the coding sequence ATGGCGGCGGCATGGGACTCCGCTACTCCGGTGACTGCTGATCAGACGACGGTGAACATCACCACCGACCACGTCGGCGATGAAGCTGCAGACGCATCATCAGGGACGATTATTGATAAAGTCcaagaggagttgaagaggGCAGCAGACAAGGTTGAGGCTGAATTCTCCAAGAATGAGGCCAAGATGCACAGGTATCCTCCAAGTTTCCGAGGCTTGATGAGCAAAGACGACCGCTACTTCGTCCCGCGCTGCGTGGCCATCGGCCCTTACCACCACCGGGCGGCGGCGTACCTCCATCAGGCGGAGGAGATGAAGCGCGCCGCCGCCTACTACTTCATCTGTGAGCGTCAGTCCTCGGGTCACTCCGCTGAGGTGATCTACGCGAGGATCCTCTCCGTGGCCGGCGATGCCCGGAGCTGCTATGACGACGACGCCGTGCTGGCAGGTATAATTCCCCAAGCTGACTTTGCCACCATGATGTTCCAGGATGCTTGTTTCTTGCTGCAGTACATCATGCACGCGAATGGCGTTGCTAGTCAGCTTCCGGAATCCTTGAGGCGTTGGTTCGTTGCCAATGAGGACAGCATCCAAAGGGACATCTTCCTGCTGGAGAACCAGGTCCCATGGCTAGTGCTTGACACTCTCATGTCCTTCATGCCCGCGCAGCATGTGGATCTAGGCAAGTTCGTCTCTGATGTAGCCAGCCGCTTTAACGCGGATATGGTACAACCCGCGGCATGTACCCACCCTGATCGGACGGCCAGGACTGAGAAGTAG